The Eschrichtius robustus isolate mEscRob2 chromosome 16, mEscRob2.pri, whole genome shotgun sequence DNA segment GGATTCAAGGGGAAGCTTTATCTGTAGGTAGAGGGCAGTGAGGTAGTCGGACGAGAACAAGGTGTGCCCTGGAGGCAGAGCCAGCTGAGGCCCGAGATAATGAATTCAGGGACACACCGGGGGCCCCTCAGTCCCAGGCTCAGTCCTGGCCTGGCACTGCctgcctcccccccccacccccgccggagGGTGGCACCGGTCTAGCTGCTGCCTAGGATGGTGCACTCGGCCCTGGGCCCTCCTTGGAGCTGGCTGGTTGTGTTTCAGAACAAAGTTCTGGATGTGGATGGCATGAAGGTGAAGCTGCAGGTGAGAGgtgactgggggagggggaattgaggGCAGGGGGCACCTGGGAAGGACTGGGCAGCCCTGACAGCTGCACTATGCCCTTGCTGCAGATCTGGGACACGGCTGGCCAGGAAAGGTTCCGCAGCGTCACCCATGCCTACTACCGAGACGCTCATGGTGAGCTCATGGGCATCGTACCCTAGCTCCAGGGAGTCGGGGCCACACTCCCTAGGCTTCTGCTTGGAGGAGGGCACCCTGGGTGTGAGTGGGCATAAGTGTGAAGGGTGCGATGCATGAGGGTGAGGGTGATGGGGAGCCGCTGTGGGCTCTGCAGGTGTCCTCACTGGCCCTCTGCCCCCAGCACTGCTGCTGCTCTATGACGTTACCAACAAGGCCTCCTTCGACAGCATCCAGGTCAGTGGCTTCCTTCCTGGTGGTGGAgacaggctgagatggggcctgacCCCATCCCCAGCCTCCCTCAGGCACAGATGGCATCAGGGTCCCAGAGAGTTCTGAGGACCCTACtgacagtggggagagggaaagactGCCCCTCTGGGCTCCTGATGGCCCAAGTACAGTGGCTCAGGTTGGGAGTGAGCTGAAGGGGGCCGGGGTGACCTTCTAGTCCACCAGCCCAACTCCTTAGATAAGGTACCTGTTGGAAAGCCCCTGCAGGGCACATGGGAAGCACTAGTTCAGGGGCCCTCCTGTTAGCCAGACACTGACAGGCACTCTGTGGGGTGTGTCCTGGAGAGGGGCAAGGGGTGTCAGGAGCTCCAGCCTCCAGCCTGTCCTCAGCTCTCCCCCCACAGGCCTGGCTGACAGAGATCCAGGAGTACGCCCAGCATGACGTGGTACTCATGCTGCTGGGGAACAAGGTGGGTACCCCAGCTTGTCTCATCTACCCTGGCTCTACAGAGGGTGGAGGGTGGCAGGGGAGTGAGCTGGGGCCAACTCTCACCAAGACTCCTGTGCCAGGTGGACTCTGCCCAGGAGCATGTGGTGAAAAGGGAGGATGGGGAAAAGCTGGCCAAGGTGAGCTGCGGTTGGGTGGGCAGCCAGAGAGTGCCCCTGGGGCTGCAGGGCCTGAGCTGTCCCCACCAGTTTGCCAACCACTGTTTGCAGGAGTACGGGCTGCCGTTCATGGAGACCAGCGCCAAGACGGGCCTCAATGTGGACTTGGCTTTCATGGCCATAGCAAAGTAAGTCCTGGCAGTTATCAGGAAGACCCCCAGACCCAGCGCCTGAATCCCCTTGTTGGGGGTACAGGCTACCCTATTCCATGGTCATCCCTGCCCCACAGGGAGTTGAAGCAGCGCTGCATGAAAGCTCCCAGTGAGCCTCGCTTTCAGCTGCACGACTATGTCAAGAGGGAAGGCCGGGGGGCCTCCTGCTGCAAACCCTGAACCTGGCTGGGGACGGCCACCAGGATGTTCTCCTGGAAGACTGGATAGAGTGAGTCTACACACCCCTGACTTCACCACCCAGCAGCCACTCCCAGGGTGTCTGTTTCTAGGAATCCCAGGCTGAGCCTTGCCCTTCCCTCGTCTGGGCAGCCATCCAGAGCCTCAGTCCCAACAAACAGGCTTCAGGAAGCCAGAGGGTCCGCAGCCCTCCTTCACCTGCTGCTGCCTGAGGGCCGTGCCCCCAAGGCCTTCACAGAAGAGCAACCAACTTCTACACAGGAGGGCTACCCAACAATGTATAGACTGCCAGGCGCCTGGTCCTCCGGGCCACGGTGCTCTGCCGCCCCCTCCTGGGCACGCCCAGCTTCCAGGCCGGGCTGCGGTGCCCACGCCACGTGTACAGTGCCTAAACGCCTAGAAAGCCATGTCTGCAGCTGCACATGTTGCCCAGGCAGGATTCCTGCCCACACCTGGGGCAGCAGGCTTCACCGCTAATCACATCATGCATCTGTGCCCCAAGGACCAGAGCTGCCTgctgccagcccacccaccagGAGGCCCTGGTTCAAACATCAAAAGGGTCTTTCATGTTACCTTGGAGGATGCCAAGGCTGTGGCTTTGTAATGCAGTGAATAGCATGTGGGAAGCCACAGAAATGTCAGGCAAACCAGGACTGCCAGCCCTCGCCTGCTCACCGGGGTACCATCTCAGCAGGCTGATACAGGGCCTGGGCTTGGCAAGGTCAAGccaggggggtgggcagggcactCCACCTTGTACTAAAATCTTCAAGTCAGTGTTTTGATTGAGAGCTTTTGTTTCCAGTCCTAGTGAATAAAGTTGTGTTTTCTGGAGTGCCTGCCTTGTCCATTGAAAGAAAGCAATGCTCAGGGACTGTTAGTGAGGAATTAGAGGAATTAAGAGTTCACCACCCACCCCAAGGCAAAGGCACACAAGAAAACCTATCCTTACAGGTAAAAATAGAGAAGGCGGTCCAAATAGGTGGAAAGTCACTGGCGTGAACTTCCATTTTAATGCTCTGCCCCTAACCCGAGACTGCCCAGGGATGACCCAGTCGTCCCATGGAGTCCTCTGGGGTGCAAACAGGCATGAAAATAAAGACACGTGTGCTCCAGTCAACTCACCACCTTTGCTTTATTGCTAAGCACTTCAGAGACTTACAGATGTCTCCTTTGAGGAAAGAATCCAACGAGACCAAGAATCCAGCAGAGACCAAGACTGTGAAACAGATGTGTTGGGCTGGAAAATCCCCTTGACCACAAGAATGAGGAAACTGTAGTCGCTTTGTCTTCCACCCAGTCAGGGCCTGAAGCTCCTGCTAGTACCTTATCTTGACGTGTCAGCAGGAGAATGGTTGCAGCTGCTCAGCCACCTATCTCTTACCTCAAATCTCCCAAGTGACGTGGACACCAAGAACTCTTTATTGGGAGGATAAGGGGCGGAGGTCTGTCTTCTGCAGCTTCTTCAGGCTGGCACTGGGCTCGTGGACCCTACCTAATTGGGGCCACGGAACTCTCGCCCTGTCTTGTCCAGGGGCCCCAGGGTGACTTCCGCTGTTATTCCGGTAGGATCTATGTCAGGGAATGGCTGGAATCCCTGCATCACTATCATCTTGACGTGGAACTGTTGCAACCTGGAAGCAAACTTAACAAGCAGATTAAAAAGGCAGgggccaagggcttccctggtggcacagtggttgggaatccgcctgccggcgcaggggacacaggttcgagccctggtccgggaagatcccacatgctgtggagcaactaagcccgtgtgccacaactactgagcttgcgctctagagcccgcgagccacaactactgaagcccgcgcgcctagagcccgtgctccgcagcaagagacgccaccgcaatgagaagcccacacaccgcaacaaagagtagcccctgctcgccacaactagagaaagcccacacgcagcaacaaagacccaacgcagccaaaaataaataaattaaaaaaaaaaaaaagacaggggcCAAAGTTCAGTAAAAGCATTATGGCAACTAGAGGCCCAAGCAGGGGGTAAGAACCAGGTCACACTTGGTAACACCTCCTTAACTGCAGTCTAGTCAGCGCTTGGGTTACCCTGTCCGAAGGAATGAAGCCATTTGGCATGGTCACATTTTCTTGACGTCCTCTTCTACTAGCCCAGTATTATTGATGTAGGTGCAACATGTCTTATTGATAACTGCACGTACTCCTCCTTGTTCGGCTTGGAGGAAGTCCAAGGCCCGTCTATTAGCCATCACTTTACTAGCCAAGGAACTTAGAGACAATGAGAGTCTGGTGAGTGCATTCCCTGTGGATGCACTCAGGACAGGGCAACTGAAAGATTGCGGAGCACCATTTCATGATAAACAAAGCCTCCCCAAGGGGCCACCAAACCAACGGCAGCTCCATTTCCTGGCGAAAGGAGGCCAATTGCCCTTTTGCCCCAGGCGTGGGTGATGTTATAGATGGCAATACCTGGGTTTGTTTGGTTACTCAGTTGGCCTAGCGTTACACTGTCCTGTAAACAGAGCACTGTCTATACAAGGAAAGGCCACAGCtaatcccaggaaagggaaagaggaattGGGGTTTTTTGAAGAGGACAGTCAGTTTGCACCTGGAACACAAAGGAATAGATGTCTGGGAGGGGCACATGCCTGACGTACTGTTGTGGAATTAAACCACTTCAGTAGAGTCCCCCAAGGCGGGGGTTCCGGTACAGTTGGAGGAGAGGATCCCACCACTGAATAAGGGTGTATGAGTCTTTACGAAGGCTTTGGGAGAGGCAAAAAACATGTACCACACGTGGGGAAGATGTGTGTTAGACGCTTGGCGCCAGGCCTGTCTAGGAGACACACATCCCACCAGCCAGCTGATCTTGGAGGCACCAATGGGTGGCGTTGCCTGTTTGGTCTTCGCAATTAAAATTAGGGGTAACGGCAGTGATGTCAACCACTGGTGCATTGCAGAATTTAGTTCCAGGCTTCTGGCGTGGGCAGCAAGATGAGTTACCTTTATGACAGAGTAGAAGACAAATATGCTTTGATGGGGGAAGCTTTGTGTGCTGGATGCACTAACGAGAGGGGTCAGGTCCAGGCATGGAAGCTGTGCCAAGGGCTGGACGTGGACTCTGAGAGCAGGGGTCGTAGGACCTTCAGCCAGAGTAACTTCAAGGTCATCATTACTGGGTGTGTAGCTTAGTCCTTTAAGCTTATAGGCATCGCTTTGAGGATTGGGATGGTAGACCCAGCACTGAGACAGATTCTCTCCCTGAGCAATAATTCTTGAGAGATTTACTACTGCGTTGGATCCTCACTCCCCTGACATGAATCCCCAAAGGAGGGGGAGAAAAGTCAGGGTGACTGATAACTTCATAATGACATCAATCAGAGTTCTAATTTAGGAAGCAACCGGAATGCAAGTAGCATTAAAAGAAATCCTGCAGTAAACAAGAGCCCAGTAGCAAATACGGGCTCCCAGCCTACTGTCACTTATCTTGCTTTTGTTACCCGCAGAGCCCCAAAGAAATTAATGTCAAAGTGAGAGTTTACTTATCAATGCAGTTGTCACTTGGCTTGGGGATCACCTTCTTGAAGAGGTATTTGAGGTCTTGGGCAGGTTCACGGGAATAGCTGGGATGTGGGTCTTCAGGTTCCTGTAACACATCAGTGGAAACAGGTTTAATTCTGGGTAGATAGACCCAACTAGTGACTCCCTGAAGTTTAACCGCTATAGGGTTGCTTAGCAAAACTTGATAAAGACTCTTGCTTTGGGAGTAGCTGGTCACCAGGGGACTCATTTTTCCAGGTCTTTAAGAGCACCCAGTACCCAGGGTTTACAATGGAGTAACTGGGGCTGTTATCTGGGGAGAGCTGAACTGCTTCCATATTCTTGAATAGCCCTTCGGACCTGGCCCAGGTTAATAATGTATTTAAGGTGTGCCTGGGTTTCTAGGCTGGTTACCACGTCCAGGGCGAGGAATAGCCTACCATGTCATTTCAAAGGGGTTCAACCTAGTTGTTTTAGGGGCTGCCCCGACCCTTAGGAGTTGCTGGCAGCAGGTGGCACCACCTGCTATTATCAGGTTCTGGTATTTCCTGACAAGAGTTTacccaaggttttctttagggtatgattggtctgttccacCTTTCCTGAGGGCTGAGGTCTGCAGGACAAATAAAGGTAGTATTTCCTAGGGTCTTTTGTGTAACCTTTGCTATGAATTGAGGG contains these protein-coding regions:
- the RAB26 gene encoding ras-related protein Rab-26 produces the protein MSRKKTPKSKGGSAPATSALPATHGSRPVRPGTARPGPDAPPNGPPQPGRSSLGGGGDFYDVAFKVMLVGDSGVGKTCLLVRFKDGAFLAGTFISTVGIDFRNKVLDVDGMKVKLQIWDTAGQERFRSVTHAYYRDAHALLLLYDVTNKASFDSIQAWLTEIQEYAQHDVVLMLLGNKVDSAQEHVVKREDGEKLAKEYGLPFMETSAKTGLNVDLAFMAIAKELKQRCMKAPSEPRFQLHDYVKREGRGASCCKP